Proteins co-encoded in one Synechococcus elongatus PCC 6301 genomic window:
- a CDS encoding tetratricopeptide repeat protein has protein sequence MEDPSLAALLSDLKDTEPQVRDRATQQLWQRWYRQKGTYGLNGLQRAEVLMTAGEMAEAEQLLSDLINQLPDFAEAWNRRAVLHYLQGRYSESLEDCDRVIDLNPIHFGALHGKGLSLAAPRSVSRGDHCFSRRP, from the coding sequence ATGGAAGACCCTAGCTTGGCAGCGCTGCTGTCGGATCTCAAAGACACTGAACCTCAAGTGCGCGATCGCGCCACTCAGCAACTTTGGCAGCGCTGGTATCGCCAGAAAGGAACCTATGGTCTGAATGGGCTACAGCGGGCGGAAGTGCTGATGACTGCTGGTGAAATGGCAGAGGCGGAGCAACTCTTAAGTGACTTGATTAACCAACTGCCAGACTTTGCTGAAGCGTGGAACCGTCGTGCGGTTCTGCACTACTTGCAAGGGCGCTATTCCGAGTCCTTGGAAGATTGCGATCGCGTCATCGACCTCAACCCCATTCACTTTGGGGCTTTGCACGGCAAGGGATTGAGCTTGGCAGCCCCTCGGTCAGTATCGAGAGGCGATCACTGCTTTTCGCGCCGCCCTTGA